In one Streptomyces venezuelae genomic region, the following are encoded:
- a CDS encoding DUF1152 domain-containing protein, giving the protein MTNLLIAAGGGGDVITTTAVHAALHGVGSPALVLTYAWERLTVDPVPGPRRASDFTDTVAAGSVLRLLTPASAPVPPAGSSLPRLAADLPVRLGLLDPYDGAVGLARQVEEAAAYCGATRIDIVDVGGDILTDGTEPTLRSPLGDALVLAACAGTGLPARVHVAGPGLDCEIPEKDVLRRLEGTPPAMTLTPRHTGVVEHVFDWHPSEASALVAAAAHGVRGVCGIRDAPQPVPLTDTGACVYRLPLARALALNPLARALRDTTALARAEDVSRRVCGFSEIARERERARTGTWRDPASGTQRARGSRTTLADRFTHWSAQIAGHGIQYVTTRRVREELDLTADEFSRLRDQQRHGRTGDAGSPLWRVEQ; this is encoded by the coding sequence ATGACGAACCTTCTGATAGCCGCGGGCGGTGGCGGCGATGTCATCACCACCACCGCGGTCCACGCAGCCCTGCACGGCGTTGGATCCCCCGCTCTCGTCCTCACGTACGCCTGGGAGCGGCTGACCGTCGACCCGGTCCCGGGGCCCCGGCGCGCCTCGGACTTCACGGACACCGTGGCCGCCGGATCCGTACTGCGTCTACTCACCCCCGCCTCGGCCCCCGTGCCGCCGGCCGGTTCGTCACTGCCCCGGCTCGCGGCCGACCTGCCGGTGCGCCTCGGGCTGCTCGACCCCTACGACGGAGCCGTGGGCCTTGCCCGCCAGGTCGAGGAGGCCGCCGCGTACTGCGGCGCCACCCGGATCGACATCGTCGACGTGGGCGGAGACATCCTGACCGACGGCACCGAACCCACCCTGCGCAGCCCGCTGGGCGACGCGCTGGTGCTCGCCGCCTGCGCAGGCACCGGCCTGCCGGCCCGCGTCCACGTGGCCGGTCCCGGCCTGGACTGCGAGATCCCCGAGAAGGATGTGCTGCGCCGCCTGGAGGGGACGCCACCGGCCATGACCCTGACGCCGCGGCACACCGGTGTCGTGGAGCACGTCTTCGACTGGCATCCCTCCGAGGCGAGCGCGCTCGTGGCGGCCGCCGCCCATGGCGTACGAGGGGTGTGCGGCATCCGGGACGCACCGCAGCCGGTCCCCCTGACCGACACCGGTGCGTGCGTGTACCGGCTGCCGCTGGCCCGCGCGCTCGCCCTCAACCCCCTGGCGCGTGCGCTGCGGGACACCACCGCCCTGGCCCGGGCGGAGGACGTCAGCCGACGCGTCTGCGGCTTCTCCGAGATCGCCCGCGAGCGCGAGCGCGCCCGCACGGGCACATGGCGCGATCCCGCCAGCGGAACTCAGCGGGCAAGGGGCTCCCGCACGACCTTGGCCGACCGGTTCACCCACTGGTCGGCGCAGATCGCGGGGCACGGCATCCAGTACGTGACCACACGTCGCGTCCGCGAGGAACTCGACCTGACCGCAGATGAGTTCAGCCGACTCCGTGACCAGCAACGGCACGGTCGCACGGGGGATGCGGGGAGCCCGTTGTGGAGAGTGGAGCAGTAA
- a CDS encoding alpha/beta fold hydrolase, with protein sequence MNTTQQPLLPVYDHRPGTGPTLVFLHYWGGSARTWDLVVDRLAGRDMLTVDFRGWSRSSNLAGPYTLRQLADDTLAVIADAGVTDYVLVGHSMGGKVAQLIAATRPVGLRGIILVGSGPAKPAAGITPEYREGLSHAYDSDESVAGARDHILTATELPESIKSQIATDSRASTDAARTEWPLRGIAEDVCEHTRMISVPALVVAGENDHVEPVDVLVNNLVPYLSGADFTVIPNTGHLIPLEAPADLVDAITAFAPAA encoded by the coding sequence ATGAACACGACGCAGCAGCCGCTACTGCCCGTTTATGACCACCGGCCGGGGACCGGACCGACCCTGGTGTTTCTGCACTACTGGGGTGGATCCGCCCGCACCTGGGACCTCGTCGTCGACCGCCTGGCGGGACGCGACATGCTCACTGTCGACTTCCGCGGGTGGAGTCGCTCGAGCAACCTGGCCGGCCCTTACACCCTCCGCCAACTCGCCGATGACACGCTCGCCGTGATCGCCGACGCGGGCGTCACCGACTACGTCCTCGTCGGACATTCCATGGGTGGCAAGGTCGCGCAGCTCATCGCGGCGACCCGGCCCGTCGGCCTCCGGGGGATCATCCTCGTCGGTTCCGGTCCGGCGAAGCCCGCCGCAGGGATCACTCCCGAGTACCGGGAAGGCCTTTCCCACGCCTACGACTCCGACGAGTCCGTCGCCGGCGCACGGGATCACATCCTCACCGCGACCGAGCTGCCTGAATCGATCAAGTCGCAGATCGCGACCGACTCGCGGGCCAGCACCGACGCCGCCCGCACGGAGTGGCCGCTGCGCGGTATCGCGGAGGACGTCTGCGAGCACACCCGCATGATCAGCGTCCCCGCCCTCGTCGTCGCCGGGGAGAACGACCATGTCGAGCCCGTCGACGTGCTCGTCAACAACCTGGTGCCCTACCTCTCCGGAGCCGATTTCACGGTGATTCCGAACACGGGTCACCTGATCCCGCTGGAAGCTCCGGCCGACCTCGTCGACGCAATCACGGCATTCGCACCAGCAGCCTGA
- a CDS encoding helix-turn-helix domain-containing protein, whose protein sequence is MTVIRQMTYQPVGRRAATVETMTFDRLRELNDGGTQRADFHVLAVVDAGHGSVTVDFLRHPLQERSAVWVAPGAVHRWDDIAGVAGHVVLFVPTAPVTHATRELVGSPDLVAHWNIPDADWPFVDTARNHLLLEASAPPGDGSTELPEILLSALIARLRPPHAEARSINPVFRLFRSSVEAHYREHHDAGYYARTLGYAPRTLSRAVQQVTGRSAKAYIVDRIVLEAKRLLAHDRLTAAACANTLGFPDASNFSVFFRKATGMRPGAWQATVAVE, encoded by the coding sequence ATGACTGTGATCCGGCAGATGACCTACCAGCCCGTCGGGCGCCGTGCCGCCACTGTCGAAACCATGACGTTCGACCGCCTTCGCGAGCTGAACGACGGCGGGACACAGCGTGCCGACTTCCACGTCCTCGCCGTCGTCGATGCTGGGCACGGATCCGTCACCGTGGACTTCCTCCGACACCCGCTCCAGGAGCGGTCCGCGGTGTGGGTCGCTCCTGGAGCTGTGCACCGATGGGATGACATCGCTGGCGTGGCTGGGCACGTCGTGCTGTTCGTGCCGACCGCGCCGGTCACCCACGCCACCCGGGAGCTCGTCGGGTCCCCGGACCTGGTTGCACACTGGAACATTCCCGACGCCGACTGGCCGTTCGTCGACACCGCCCGCAACCATCTCCTCCTCGAAGCATCCGCCCCACCAGGGGATGGCTCGACGGAGCTGCCCGAGATCCTGCTCTCCGCGCTCATCGCCCGGCTCCGGCCCCCGCACGCCGAAGCACGGTCGATCAATCCGGTGTTCAGACTGTTCCGGTCCAGCGTCGAAGCGCACTACCGGGAACATCACGACGCCGGCTACTACGCCCGGACACTGGGATACGCGCCCCGCACCCTCTCAAGAGCGGTGCAGCAGGTCACCGGCCGCAGCGCGAAGGCGTACATCGTCGATCGGATCGTCCTGGAAGCCAAACGGCTCCTCGCACACGACCGCCTCACCGCGGCCGCCTGCGCCAACACGCTCGGCTTCCCCGACGCGTCCAACTTCTCGGTGTTCTTCCGGAAGGCGACAGGCATGCGCCCGGGCGCATGGCAGGCGACGGTGGCCGTCGAGTGA
- a CDS encoding trypsin-like peptidase domain-containing protein, with protein MLRVIRTLGLAVLLAGMSLFAAPSAGAATTLTPVGGGTGIIFRIVPSPEDPQGYQVCTLTAVGRDATGNLVGLTNAHCFIDEQGNKLVGATLYRDTSPAGTAAAPADLKASRPDLATGPIGTVTYVSTPNNLLNTGPKGLDFAVIDLDETRVAPTDTVGQTTITSIGAPPANGVRMCKQGHRTGLTCGIKLGTHNMWFTHLIWTDGGDSGSPVVSGQTLVGNAWGAQHSSPILSIIDEMNANGGVGAGFHLAN; from the coding sequence GTGTTACGTGTCATACGCACCCTCGGTCTCGCCGTACTCCTGGCGGGCATGTCCCTCTTCGCGGCCCCGTCCGCCGGCGCGGCCACCACCCTCACGCCGGTCGGAGGCGGCACCGGGATCATCTTCCGCATCGTGCCCAGCCCGGAGGACCCGCAGGGCTACCAGGTCTGCACCCTCACCGCGGTCGGCCGTGACGCGACCGGCAACCTGGTGGGCCTGACCAACGCCCACTGCTTCATCGACGAGCAGGGCAACAAGCTGGTCGGCGCGACGCTCTACCGCGACACCTCGCCCGCCGGCACCGCCGCCGCTCCGGCCGACCTCAAGGCCAGCCGCCCCGACCTGGCCACCGGCCCCATCGGCACGGTGACGTACGTCAGCACGCCCAACAACCTGCTCAACACCGGCCCCAAGGGCCTGGACTTCGCGGTGATCGACCTGGATGAGACCAGGGTCGCCCCCACCGACACCGTCGGCCAGACGACCATCACATCGATCGGCGCCCCTCCCGCCAACGGGGTCCGCATGTGCAAGCAGGGCCACCGCACCGGCCTCACCTGCGGCATCAAGCTGGGCACCCACAACATGTGGTTCACCCACCTCATCTGGACCGACGGCGGTGACTCCGGTTCGCCCGTCGTCAGTGGCCAGACCCTGGTCGGCAACGCGTGGGGCGCCCAGCACAGCTCGCCGATCCTGAGCATCATCGACGAGATGAACGCCAACGGCGGCGTCGGCGCGGGCTTCCACCTCGCGAACTGA
- a CDS encoding PP2C family protein-serine/threonine phosphatase yields MPSHLFADHAAAQPPERGPVDALITQTRRLRVDVDAVRRDAVADGGDAAVRWQRALCDLAVHQLNDLDDHLAQLRDGPPRTGGEPAAPAVPESTEPGRGSLLSRVGSAEWNLLTDEATWSGELYDILGRDRAAPPLSLDEIPSLVHPEDQPQLTSMVTDCLIDGKPIDGEFRILRSDGRERQVHMMGEPVLAADGSTASMWAVLRDVSELRRSQRVLRESRDSLQRHHDIAQTEHRLAVALQEAVLPPWRGSLRLPHGGPGRLDLAAQYLPSATSALIGGDWYDAMELPGGDALLSVGDLTGHGVAVASGMAMLLGALRGMAVAGARPGHLAEPGHIMGWLNQLLDATAQPALGSAVCCRFDPATHLLTWAQAGHPAPLLFRDGTGRALTPPKGVLLGATSGAAYEQADEQLRPGDLLLLHTDGLVPRRDRDTATGLLLSLASRFTGARTAQDCVRTVVEEFGEAPREDDACLLVARV; encoded by the coding sequence ATGCCGTCCCATCTCTTTGCGGACCACGCAGCCGCCCAGCCGCCCGAGCGCGGCCCGGTCGATGCGCTGATCACGCAGACGCGCCGGCTCCGCGTCGACGTCGACGCCGTGCGGCGCGACGCCGTGGCCGACGGCGGGGACGCGGCCGTGCGCTGGCAGCGGGCCCTGTGCGACCTGGCGGTCCATCAGCTCAACGATCTCGACGACCACCTGGCCCAGCTGCGGGACGGCCCGCCACGAACGGGCGGGGAGCCCGCGGCGCCGGCCGTCCCGGAGTCCACCGAGCCGGGCCGCGGCTCTCTCCTGAGCCGGGTGGGCAGCGCCGAGTGGAACCTGCTCACCGACGAGGCGACCTGGTCCGGCGAGCTCTACGACATCCTCGGCCGCGACCGGGCCGCTCCCCCGCTCTCCCTCGACGAGATCCCGTCCCTGGTGCACCCCGAAGACCAGCCCCAGCTGACGTCGATGGTCACGGACTGCCTCATCGACGGGAAACCCATAGACGGCGAGTTCCGCATCCTGCGCTCCGACGGCCGCGAACGCCAGGTGCACATGATGGGCGAGCCCGTGCTGGCCGCCGACGGCTCCACCGCCTCCATGTGGGCGGTCCTGCGGGACGTCAGCGAGCTGCGCCGCAGCCAGCGCGTCCTGCGCGAGAGCCGCGACTCGCTCCAGCGCCACCACGACATCGCGCAGACCGAGCACCGCCTCGCCGTCGCCCTGCAGGAAGCGGTCCTGCCGCCGTGGCGGGGTTCCCTGCGACTGCCGCACGGCGGTCCTGGACGCCTCGACCTCGCCGCCCAGTACCTCCCCTCCGCGACCAGCGCACTCATCGGCGGCGACTGGTACGACGCGATGGAACTGCCCGGCGGCGACGCCCTGCTGAGCGTCGGCGACCTCACCGGGCACGGCGTCGCCGTCGCCTCCGGCATGGCGATGCTGCTCGGCGCGCTGCGCGGCATGGCGGTCGCCGGAGCGCGACCAGGGCACCTCGCGGAACCCGGCCACATCATGGGCTGGCTGAACCAGCTGCTGGACGCCACCGCCCAGCCCGCCCTCGGCAGCGCCGTCTGCTGCCGCTTCGATCCCGCCACGCACTTACTCACCTGGGCACAGGCCGGGCACCCCGCCCCGCTGCTGTTCCGCGACGGGACGGGGCGCGCGCTCACACCACCGAAGGGCGTGCTCCTGGGCGCGACCTCCGGCGCGGCGTACGAGCAGGCCGATGAGCAACTGCGGCCCGGAGACCTGTTGCTGCTGCACACCGACGGCCTGGTGCCGCGGCGCGACAGGGACACGGCGACGGGCCTGCTGCTCTCCCTCGCGTCCCGTTTCACCGGGGCGCGGACAGCGCAGGACTGCGTGCGGACCGTCGTCGAGGAATTCGGCGAGGCACCTCGTGAGGACGACGCCTGCCTGTTGGTCGCGCGGGTCTGA
- a CDS encoding aminoglycoside phosphotransferase family protein: MYAASSSVSAPPRPLHPRPPVHRSREVTPSSGNGPYLEPVRPAGAPLGAGRTPRLPGAGTQTLSGRLDLSGPQGAQLRTAIASVHRICPEFNPVQVLRRSGRTALLVGTTGRSTAVAKCLLDHSPGWAERIRHEIAVYRSFVRHRPPVRAPRLIAADPDDCTLVIERMPGRVAALHRHPIESPPRPDIRAALASICRLNQWRPPAEMFGKPMDYGKRITRFHELGLLTDRDMGDLQKLLHGIAHSVAHQGNGHQSMWQFCHGDALLSNILLSPPGPVFVDWEHAGWYLPGYDLATLWSVLGDAPVARREISQLAQSAGPAARDAFLVNLMLVLTREIRTYETAVQRSMHDATPTAPGPAHPGAAPSGEEQRLLLRRLHDDCQLARRAVRAAVGTR; encoded by the coding sequence ATGTACGCAGCATCGTCCTCCGTGTCCGCCCCGCCCCGGCCACTGCACCCGCGCCCCCCGGTCCACCGGAGCCGCGAGGTGACCCCGTCGTCGGGGAACGGCCCCTATCTGGAGCCGGTGCGCCCCGCGGGCGCACCGCTGGGCGCCGGCCGCACGCCCCGTCTGCCGGGGGCCGGCACGCAAACGCTCAGCGGGAGACTCGACTTGTCCGGCCCCCAGGGGGCGCAACTGCGCACCGCGATCGCTTCGGTGCACCGCATCTGCCCCGAGTTCAATCCGGTGCAGGTGCTCCGCAGAAGCGGTCGCACCGCGTTGCTCGTCGGCACGACGGGGCGCAGCACCGCTGTAGCCAAGTGTCTGCTGGACCACTCGCCCGGCTGGGCGGAGCGGATCAGGCACGAAATAGCGGTATACCGTTCGTTCGTCCGGCACCGGCCGCCGGTCCGGGCGCCGCGGCTGATCGCCGCCGATCCGGACGACTGCACGCTGGTGATCGAGCGGATGCCCGGGCGGGTGGCGGCCCTGCACCGGCATCCCATCGAGTCGCCGCCGCGTCCGGACATCCGGGCGGCGCTTGCCTCCATCTGCCGCCTCAACCAGTGGCGGCCCCCGGCCGAGATGTTCGGCAAGCCGATGGACTACGGCAAGCGCATCACCCGCTTCCACGAGCTGGGCCTGCTGACGGACCGCGACATGGGCGATCTGCAGAAGCTGCTGCACGGCATCGCGCACTCCGTCGCGCATCAGGGAAACGGCCACCAGTCGATGTGGCAGTTCTGCCACGGTGACGCCCTGCTGTCGAACATTCTCCTCTCGCCTCCCGGTCCCGTCTTCGTCGACTGGGAGCACGCCGGCTGGTACCTGCCGGGGTACGACTTGGCGACCCTGTGGTCGGTGCTCGGTGACGCGCCGGTGGCCCGGCGGGAGATCAGTCAGCTGGCGCAGTCCGCGGGTCCGGCGGCGCGTGACGCCTTCCTGGTCAACCTGATGCTGGTCCTGACCCGGGAGATCCGTACGTACGAGACGGCCGTGCAGCGTTCGATGCACGACGCGACCCCGACGGCACCGGGCCCGGCCCACCCCGGTGCTGCGCCGTCCGGCGAGGAACAGCGGCTGCTGCTCAGGCGGCTGCACGACGACTGCCAGCTGGCCCGCCGGGCCGTGCGGGCGGCGGTCGGCACTCGCTGA
- a CDS encoding ThuA domain-containing protein, translating to MSCHARDIKGFRGLRRAVFALTAALLLTVAFLPGAGATAADKAPAFRALLFTKAVGYVHDSIPAGVQMVKEQAAAENFEVVQTDDATVFDDAKLKDFDVIIMLQNSGMVWDTEAQRDAMKAYVKSGKGVVALHNTLDMGVEDSFPWWDDLINAGAHMPAHSPGVLKGTAKVADRAHPSTKGLPERWERPEEWYNFDKNPRGDVHVLVTADETTYDPGGSKMGADHPISWCRNAEGGKVWATAMGHDKASYSEPAFRDHVLGGIKWAAGNAPGDCGGTVWSGYEKTALDDNTADPMELDVAKDGKVFYVQRSGEVKIFDPKTHATSTAGKLDVYTGGEDGLVGMELDPKFATNRWIYLYYAPAKATDDVNRLSRFTVKKDDTLDLASEKKLLDVPAYRDRTFPEPGHTGGAVEFGPDRTLYLGVGDDTPPNLDPAWQGYAPLDWRPGKQMLDAARTAGNTNDLRGKILRVKPKDKGGYTIPKGNLFKQGTAKTRPEIYAMGFRNPFRFTVDPKTGYVHASDYGPDRGAPTTERGPEGLVEYNVIKKAGNFGWPFCHGNNQAYAPYDPDTQKAGAKFDCAKPVNPSPNNTGLKDLPALQQPEIWYGYGTSEEFPEMGSGGSAPMSGPVYHYDAKNPSTTKFPAYFDGANFFYEWARDSVKEIRFDKDGKLLKINDFLKTAKFAKPMDMTFGPDGSLYVLEWGSEFGGGNNDSGLYRIDYAQGQRIPLAKAKASATNGPVPLKVDFSSAGSTDPDGDSLSYAWDFDGDGTYDSTDANPSHTYTTKGDFNAQLKVTDSTGKTGYANVPVTAGNTAPEVTIETPVDGKLIDFGDKIPYKVTVTDPEDGTVDCSKVTVNPALGHDDHEHPTTDIPGCEGTVDTGDLGGHPEGADLTYVLNAKYTDKGGDGVSALTGYGRSVLQPKHKQAEYRDDQSGTRIVSQEGAENGKRIGDISNGDWIAFSPMSVEGIGKVAYKLSSPYGVGSVELRADAPDGKLLATTPVPDTGGWDTYRSTPEVPVEALTGTHKLYLVFKSPQDNSFDVDAVQFSAS from the coding sequence ATGAGCTGTCATGCTCGTGACATAAAGGGCTTCAGAGGCCTACGAAGAGCGGTCTTCGCCCTCACCGCAGCCCTGCTCCTCACCGTCGCCTTCCTGCCCGGCGCCGGAGCCACGGCCGCCGACAAGGCCCCAGCCTTCCGCGCCCTGCTCTTCACCAAGGCCGTCGGATACGTCCACGACTCCATCCCGGCCGGCGTCCAGATGGTGAAGGAGCAGGCGGCGGCGGAGAACTTCGAGGTCGTCCAGACCGACGACGCCACCGTCTTCGACGACGCGAAGCTCAAGGACTTCGACGTCATCATCATGCTGCAGAACTCCGGCATGGTCTGGGACACCGAAGCCCAGCGCGACGCCATGAAGGCGTACGTGAAGAGCGGCAAGGGCGTCGTCGCCCTGCACAACACCCTGGACATGGGCGTCGAGGACTCCTTCCCCTGGTGGGACGACCTGATCAACGCGGGCGCCCACATGCCCGCCCACTCACCGGGCGTCCTCAAGGGCACCGCCAAGGTCGCCGACCGCGCCCACCCCTCCACCAAGGGACTCCCGGAGCGCTGGGAACGCCCGGAGGAGTGGTACAACTTCGACAAGAACCCCCGCGGCGACGTCCACGTCCTGGTCACCGCAGACGAGACCACGTACGACCCCGGCGGCTCCAAGATGGGCGCCGACCACCCCATCTCCTGGTGCCGCAACGCAGAGGGCGGCAAGGTGTGGGCCACCGCCATGGGCCACGACAAGGCCTCCTACAGCGAGCCCGCCTTCCGCGACCACGTCCTCGGCGGCATCAAGTGGGCCGCGGGCAACGCTCCCGGCGACTGCGGCGGCACCGTCTGGTCCGGTTACGAGAAGACCGCGCTCGACGACAACACCGCCGACCCCATGGAGCTCGACGTCGCCAAGGACGGCAAGGTCTTCTACGTCCAGCGCAGCGGCGAGGTGAAGATCTTCGACCCGAAGACCCACGCCACCAGCACCGCTGGCAAGCTCGACGTGTACACGGGCGGCGAGGACGGCCTGGTCGGCATGGAACTCGACCCCAAGTTCGCCACCAACCGCTGGATCTACCTCTACTACGCGCCCGCCAAGGCCACCGACGACGTCAACCGCCTCTCCCGCTTCACGGTCAAGAAGGACGACACCCTCGACCTCGCCAGCGAGAAGAAGCTCCTCGACGTCCCCGCCTACCGCGACCGCACCTTCCCCGAGCCAGGACACACCGGCGGCGCCGTCGAGTTCGGACCCGACCGCACCCTCTACCTCGGCGTCGGCGACGACACCCCGCCCAACCTCGACCCCGCCTGGCAGGGCTACGCGCCGCTCGACTGGCGCCCCGGCAAGCAGATGCTGGACGCCGCCCGCACCGCGGGCAACACCAACGATCTGCGCGGCAAGATCCTGCGCGTCAAGCCCAAGGACAAGGGCGGCTACACCATCCCCAAGGGCAACCTCTTCAAGCAGGGCACGGCCAAGACCCGCCCCGAGATCTACGCCATGGGCTTCCGCAACCCGTTCCGCTTCACCGTCGATCCCAAGACGGGATACGTGCACGCCTCCGACTACGGCCCCGACCGCGGCGCCCCCACCACGGAACGCGGCCCCGAGGGACTCGTCGAGTACAACGTCATCAAGAAGGCCGGCAACTTCGGCTGGCCCTTCTGCCACGGCAACAACCAGGCCTACGCGCCCTACGACCCCGACACCCAGAAGGCGGGCGCCAAGTTCGACTGCGCCAAACCCGTCAACCCCTCACCCAACAACACGGGCCTCAAAGACCTCCCCGCCCTCCAGCAGCCCGAGATCTGGTACGGGTACGGCACCTCCGAGGAGTTCCCCGAAATGGGCTCCGGCGGCTCGGCGCCCATGAGCGGCCCCGTCTACCACTACGACGCGAAGAACCCCTCCACGACGAAGTTCCCCGCCTACTTCGACGGCGCGAACTTCTTCTACGAGTGGGCGCGCGACTCGGTCAAGGAGATCCGCTTCGACAAGGACGGCAAGCTCCTCAAGATCAATGACTTCCTGAAGACGGCGAAGTTCGCCAAACCCATGGACATGACCTTCGGGCCCGACGGATCCCTGTACGTCCTGGAGTGGGGCAGCGAGTTCGGCGGCGGCAACAACGACTCCGGGCTCTACCGCATCGACTACGCCCAGGGACAGCGCATCCCGCTCGCCAAGGCCAAGGCATCCGCCACCAACGGCCCCGTTCCGCTGAAAGTCGACTTCTCCAGCGCCGGCAGCACCGACCCCGACGGCGATTCCCTCAGCTACGCCTGGGACTTCGACGGCGACGGCACCTACGACTCCACGGACGCGAACCCCTCCCACACCTACACCACGAAGGGCGACTTCAACGCACAGCTCAAAGTCACCGACTCCACGGGCAAGACCGGCTACGCCAACGTCCCCGTCACCGCGGGCAACACCGCGCCCGAGGTGACGATCGAGACGCCCGTCGACGGCAAGCTCATCGACTTCGGCGACAAGATCCCGTACAAGGTCACCGTGACCGACCCGGAGGACGGCACCGTCGACTGCTCGAAGGTCACCGTCAACCCGGCACTCGGCCACGACGACCACGAGCACCCCACCACCGACATCCCCGGCTGCGAGGGAACCGTCGACACCGGCGACCTCGGCGGACACCCCGAGGGCGCCGACCTCACGTACGTCCTCAACGCCAAGTACACCGACAAGGGTGGGGACGGCGTCAGCGCCCTGACCGGCTACGGCCGTTCGGTGCTGCAGCCCAAGCACAAGCAGGCCGAGTACCGCGACGACCAGTCGGGGACGCGCATCGTTTCGCAGGAGGGAGCCGAGAACGGCAAGCGCATCGGCGACATCAGCAACGGCGACTGGATCGCCTTCAGCCCGATGAGCGTGGAGGGCATCGGCAAGGTCGCGTACAAGCTGTCCTCGCCCTACGGCGTCGGCTCCGTCGAACTGCGCGCCGACGCGCCCGACGGCAAGCTGCTCGCCACGACCCCCGTGCCCGACACGGGCGGCTGGGACACCTACCGGTCCACTCCCGAGGTCCCGGTCGAGGCCCTGACCGGCACCCACAAGCTGTACCTGGTCTTCAAATCGCCCCAGGACAATTCCTTCGACGTGGACGCGGTCCAGTTCTCCGCGTCCTAG
- a CDS encoding sugar phosphate isomerase/epimerase family protein, translated as MTPTDGARPWAAEWQLGANPWIWHSPVTTDALAETLPRLADWGFDCAELPLESLDDWNPAAVTKVLDATGVSPAAVVAVMSDGRNLVRADPITARTTQDYLRRCVDAAHAVGAPVVAGPVYAPVGRTWRMDRAVRAAAHEEWRANIAPVVDHAARAGVRIAVEPLNRYETSLFNTVAQTLDALEGLPEDVIGIALDTYHQNIEEHSLPEAVAVAAGRIAHVQVCANDRGAPGADHLDWPGFLTALRAAEYRGTLCIESFTAHNDAIAVAASVWRPLARSQDALATDGLRFLRRTLAAL; from the coding sequence GTGACGCCGACGGACGGCGCCCGACCATGGGCCGCTGAATGGCAGCTGGGCGCCAATCCCTGGATCTGGCACTCGCCCGTGACCACCGACGCCCTCGCCGAGACCCTGCCCCGCCTCGCCGACTGGGGCTTCGACTGCGCGGAACTCCCGCTGGAGAGCCTCGACGACTGGAACCCGGCCGCGGTCACCAAGGTCCTCGACGCCACCGGTGTCTCCCCGGCCGCCGTCGTCGCGGTCATGTCCGACGGCCGCAACCTCGTGCGCGCTGACCCGATCACCGCCCGCACCACCCAGGACTACCTCCGCCGCTGCGTCGACGCGGCGCACGCGGTCGGCGCTCCCGTGGTGGCCGGACCCGTGTACGCACCGGTCGGCCGCACCTGGCGCATGGACCGCGCTGTGCGCGCGGCGGCCCACGAGGAGTGGCGGGCCAACATCGCCCCGGTCGTCGACCACGCGGCCCGCGCCGGAGTCCGCATCGCCGTCGAGCCCCTCAACCGGTACGAGACGAGTCTGTTCAACACCGTCGCCCAGACCCTCGACGCGCTCGAAGGTCTGCCCGAGGACGTCATCGGCATCGCTCTGGACACGTATCACCAGAACATCGAGGAGCACTCCCTGCCCGAGGCCGTGGCCGTGGCGGCGGGGCGCATCGCCCACGTCCAGGTGTGCGCCAACGACCGCGGCGCCCCCGGCGCCGACCACCTCGACTGGCCCGGCTTCCTGACCGCGCTGCGTGCGGCTGAGTACCGGGGCACCCTGTGCATCGAGTCGTTCACCGCCCACAACGACGCCATCGCTGTCGCCGCCTCCGTCTGGCGGCCGCTGGCCCGCAGCCAGGACGCGCTCGCCACGGACGGCCTCCGCTTCCTGCGCCGCACTCTCGCGGCCCTCTGA